From one Phocoena sinus isolate mPhoSin1 chromosome 4, mPhoSin1.pri, whole genome shotgun sequence genomic stretch:
- the LOC116752628 gene encoding LOW QUALITY PROTEIN: craniofacial development protein 1-like (The sequence of the model RefSeq protein was modified relative to this genomic sequence to represent the inferred CDS: deleted 1 base in 1 codon; substituted 1 base at 1 genomic stop codon), producing MGVAWSTVEQQKNVERDVLLQAIFLHLLDKVVEKPVLEKGLCNPDFGYSPASSTLKICSGKYAPSSIISQSTLRGLPQLPPALPHLCLWFLPRALPLGVAAAALSAPRLSDLEEFDSEDFSTSEEDEDYVSLGGEYSEDDVNDLVKEHEVDGEEKTQKTKGRKRKAQSILARKRKQGGLSLEKDKKDASKESGGSSSEEEDVAAEQEKGIETEDTRKKMEDELWASFLNDVGLKSKVPPCTQVKRGEEAEETSSSKLLVKAGELEKPKETEKVKITKVFDFAGEVRVTKEVDATSKEAKSFFKQNAKEKPQANNVPSALPSLPAGSGLKRSRGMNSLLGKIGAKKQKMSILEKAQLDWESFKEEECIGEELAIHNRGKEGFIERKAFLDRVDHRQFEIEXDLRLSKMKP from the exons ATGGGGGTGGCCTGGAGCACTGTCgagcagcaaaagaatgttgaaCGGGATGTccttctccaagcaatatttctccACCTCCtggataaagtggtggaaaaaccagtcctggaaaaGGGCCTGTGTAACCCAGActttggg tacagtccTGCCTCATCTACATTAAAAATCTGCTCGGGTAAATACGCgccttcatcaataatttctcagAGCACGCTGCGGGGGCTGCCCCAGCTGCCACCGGCCCTGCCGCATCTCTGTCTATGGTTTCTCCCTAGAGCTTTGCCTTTGGGGGTAGCTGCTGCGGCTCTGTCCGCCCCGCGCCTTAGCGACTTGGAGGAATTCGACTCTGAAGATTTCTCCACCTCGGAGGAGGACGAGGACTACGTGTCATTGGGTGGAGAGTATAGTGAAGATGATGTAAATGATTTAGTGAAGGAACATGAAGTGGATGGtgaagagaagacacagaaaaccaaagggagaaaaagaaaggctcagAGCATTCTGgccaggaagagaaaacaaggtGGCCTCTCATTAGAAAAGGACAAGAAGGATGCCAGCAAGGAATCTGGAGGAAGTAGTAGTGAGGAGGAAGATGTAGCTGCAGAGCAAGAAAAAGGCATTGAGACAGAGGATACGAGGAAAAAGATGGAAGATGAACTATGGGCCAGCTTCCTCAATGACGTAGGACTAAAATCAAAAGTGCCTCCGTGTACACAAGTTAAAAGAGGAGAGGAGGCTGAAGAGACAAGTTCAAGTAAATTGTTGGTCAAAGCAGGAGAACtagagaaacctaaagaaacagaaaaagttaaaatcaCCAAGGTGTTTGATTTTGCTGGTGAAGTCAGGGTGACTAAGGAAGTGGATGCTACATCTAAAGAAGCCAAATCCTTCTTCAAGCAAAATGCGAAAGAAAAA CCCCAGGCTAATAATGTCCCTTCAGCTCTACCGTCACTTCCTGCCGGGTCAGGGTTAAAAAGGTCAAGGGGCATGAACAGCCTTTTGGGGAAAATAGGAGCCAAGAAGCAGAAGATGAGCATCCTAGAGAAGGCCCAGCTGGACTGGGAGAGCTTCAAGGAGGAAGAGTGCATTGGTGAAGAACTAGCCATCCACAATCGAGGGAAGGAGGGGTTCATTGAACGGAAAGCTTTTCTAGACCGAGTGGATCACAGGCAGTTTGAAATCGAGTGAGATCTCAGGCTGAGCAAAATGAAACCCTGA